One genomic region from Vibrio sp. SCSIO 43137 encodes:
- a CDS encoding SirB2 family protein, producing the protein MYQTVKTFHLMTVVISLSLFFLRFFIYYAKSQPVKPPKLLKILPHINDSLLLCSGVALISITKFVPFTPAAPWLTYKLGALLMYIVFGYLAMKPGSSLKNRVFFFIAAMVSVLAILTLALNKHLALALPY; encoded by the coding sequence TTGTACCAGACAGTTAAAACTTTTCACCTTATGACGGTGGTTATTAGCCTTTCACTCTTCTTTCTGCGTTTTTTTATCTATTACGCCAAATCTCAGCCGGTAAAACCGCCAAAGTTGCTTAAAATTTTGCCGCATATAAATGACAGCCTGCTTCTTTGTAGTGGCGTGGCATTAATCTCTATTACCAAGTTTGTTCCTTTTACACCCGCTGCCCCGTGGCTGACCTATAAACTAGGTGCATTGCTTATGTATATTGTTTTTGGCTATCTGGCGATGAAACCGGGCAGCAGCCTGAAAAATCGAGTGTTCTTCTTTATAGCCGCTATGGTGAGTGTGCTGGCTATTCTGACCCTTGCCCTTAATAAGCATCTGGCATTAGCTCTGCCTTACTAG
- a CDS encoding GGDEF domain-containing protein, which yields MLAQNALLSVALVITLFALSAALLIKEPAGERKAKPFYLSFYLISMLTIYMVAGIPEYQTETELKALDICLGLFTSSHSIGLAIRYRRPAFERAAYVLGIIYLATMLFIERQLELNITISFLFVLISSVLNMLVVILRRPKPNKADYGLIATLFIWVLLMLFELEVSEVTNTKNYFYSDIMLFQLIFLPAYIFGFTIFLLASYLMDSNALLEKLATKDELTDMLNRRALFDQISSQASYLKRKNSCASVVIADIDHFKKINDSYGHEAGDVAIKQFAATIHSSVRGYDIAARYGGEEFLIFLPGADTETASAVAERIRKETEQQPLDYQGKSIPFTASFGVSEYDLTDSSDVSIARADKALYQSKSLGRNQITIYDSANDL from the coding sequence ATGCTGGCACAAAATGCACTATTATCTGTCGCACTGGTTATCACACTTTTTGCCCTGTCTGCCGCCCTGCTGATCAAAGAGCCAGCCGGAGAACGCAAAGCCAAGCCTTTCTATCTCAGTTTCTATCTAATCTCCATGCTGACCATCTATATGGTGGCAGGTATACCTGAGTACCAGACTGAAACCGAGCTAAAAGCACTGGATATCTGCCTCGGCCTATTTACCAGTTCTCACTCCATCGGCCTTGCTATACGCTATCGCAGGCCTGCATTTGAACGCGCGGCCTATGTGCTGGGTATTATTTATCTGGCTACTATGTTGTTTATAGAGAGGCAGCTAGAACTAAACATCACTATCAGTTTTTTGTTTGTGCTGATCAGCTCAGTACTTAATATGCTGGTTGTTATTTTAAGGAGACCCAAACCAAACAAAGCCGACTACGGCCTGATCGCTACCCTGTTTATCTGGGTGTTGTTAATGCTATTTGAGCTGGAAGTATCGGAAGTCACAAACACCAAAAACTATTTTTACAGTGATATTATGTTGTTTCAGCTTATCTTTCTGCCCGCCTATATTTTCGGCTTCACCATTTTCCTGCTGGCCAGCTATCTGATGGACAGTAATGCCCTGCTGGAAAAACTGGCCACCAAAGATGAACTTACCGATATGCTTAACCGGCGGGCACTATTTGATCAAATTTCTTCTCAGGCCTCTTATCTGAAAAGAAAAAACAGTTGTGCTTCCGTTGTAATCGCCGATATTGATCACTTCAAAAAGATCAATGACAGCTATGGCCATGAAGCCGGGGATGTCGCTATTAAGCAGTTTGCAGCAACCATTCACTCATCCGTAAGGGGTTATGATATTGCAGCCAGATACGGCGGAGAGGAGTTTCTGATATTTCTGCCGGGGGCTGACACAGAAACCGCCAGTGCAGTAGCAGAACGGATCAGAAAAGAGACTGAACAACAGCCGTTAGATTATCAGGGAAAATCAATTCCGTTTACTGCCAGTTTTGGGGTTTCTGAATACGATTTAACCGACAGTTCTGATGTTTCAATTGCAAGGGCTGACAAGGCGCTTTATCAGTCTAAATCTCTGGGACGGAATCAGATTACCATCTATGACTCGGCCAATGATTTGTGA
- the norR gene encoding nitric oxide reductase transcriptional regulator NorR yields the protein MDRVDSEWVKVALDLTSGISDNDRFARLLSTIRESLSCDASALLLFKNQQFIPLAINGLSEDVLGRRFDLDKHPRLEAIARAGDIVRFPSDSDLPDPYDGLIPNHADDLMVHSCIGLPLMLEDRLIGAVTIDAFDPKQFDNFKNQDLRLISALAASSLNTALLMQKLERYSGLESAATTTGAKGNFSAEIIGQSPAIEELKSHIAAVADTHLSVLIMGETGVGKELVANAIHAQSGRNANNLVYLNCAALPESVAESELFGHVKGAFTGAISNRKGKFEMADKGTLFLDEIGELSLALQAKLLRALQYGDIQRVGDDRNIKVDVRIIAATNRIMHEEVKAGRFRADLYHRLSVFPLFVPPLRERDKDIVLLAGFFAEKCQYKLAVSSIGLDSESLRMIERYPWEGNVRELEHAINRAAVLAKSEQSGQHVVLHPHHFHLGQQSNSSVEQDKTGQADEQQKAFSAFAHLGLKESVEQFQAYMIQKAYKENGHKLNATAKQLKVDAGNLHRLMKRLNLK from the coding sequence GTGGACAGAGTAGACAGTGAGTGGGTCAAGGTTGCGTTAGATCTTACCTCGGGAATTTCCGATAACGACCGGTTTGCCCGTCTGTTATCCACTATCCGTGAGAGTCTGAGTTGCGATGCATCAGCACTACTTCTGTTTAAAAACCAGCAGTTTATCCCCCTTGCAATTAATGGTTTGAGTGAAGATGTACTGGGCAGGCGCTTTGACCTTGATAAGCACCCAAGGCTTGAGGCGATAGCAAGGGCAGGGGATATTGTACGTTTTCCTTCTGACAGCGATCTGCCGGACCCTTATGACGGCCTGATACCAAATCACGCTGATGACCTTATGGTTCACTCCTGTATAGGCCTGCCGTTAATGCTGGAAGACAGATTAATTGGGGCGGTGACCATTGACGCCTTTGACCCTAAACAGTTTGATAACTTTAAGAATCAGGATTTGCGGCTGATCAGCGCACTGGCTGCCAGTAGCCTGAATACGGCTCTGCTAATGCAAAAGCTGGAGCGTTATTCCGGGCTGGAATCGGCGGCGACCACAACGGGCGCAAAGGGAAATTTCAGCGCAGAAATTATCGGTCAGTCACCGGCCATCGAGGAACTGAAATCTCATATTGCCGCTGTCGCTGACACCCACTTGTCTGTTCTTATTATGGGTGAAACGGGTGTCGGTAAAGAGCTGGTAGCCAATGCCATTCATGCTCAGTCGGGTCGCAATGCAAATAACCTTGTCTATCTGAACTGTGCAGCGCTGCCGGAAAGTGTGGCGGAGAGTGAGCTGTTTGGTCATGTTAAAGGCGCGTTTACCGGTGCTATCAGCAACCGTAAAGGCAAGTTTGAAATGGCCGACAAGGGGACCCTGTTTCTTGATGAGATAGGTGAGCTCTCACTCGCGTTGCAGGCTAAGTTGCTAAGGGCGCTCCAGTACGGTGACATTCAGCGTGTCGGCGATGACAGAAACATCAAAGTAGATGTACGCATCATTGCAGCAACCAACCGGATTATGCATGAAGAGGTAAAAGCAGGGCGTTTTCGTGCCGATCTCTACCATAGATTAAGTGTTTTTCCTCTGTTTGTTCCGCCATTAAGGGAGAGGGATAAAGACATTGTTTTACTGGCTGGTTTTTTTGCCGAAAAATGCCAGTACAAGCTGGCGGTTTCTTCCATTGGTCTTGATTCTGAATCGCTGAGAATGATTGAACGCTACCCGTGGGAAGGTAATGTGCGCGAGCTGGAGCATGCCATAAACCGGGCAGCAGTACTGGCAAAATCTGAGCAGTCGGGACAGCATGTTGTCCTTCATCCCCACCATTTTCATCTGGGGCAGCAGTCAAATAGCTCTGTTGAACAGGACAAAACCGGACAGGCAGATGAACAGCAGAAAGCATTCTCTGCATTTGCTCACCTTGGCCTTAAGGAGTCCGTTGAGCAGTTTCAGGCCTATATGATTCAGAAGGCGTATAAAGAGAACGGTCACAAGCTGAATGCCACCGCAAAACAGTTAAAAGTGGATGCAGGAAATCTGCACAGATTAATGAAAAGGCTAAATCTTAAATAA
- a CDS encoding FAD-binding and (Fe-S)-binding domain-containing protein gives MQQAYQDLINELKKTIDEKRIITDPTLTLAYGTDASFYRLVPKLILQLDSIEEVVLAVKQCAERNIPLTYRAAGTSLSGQAISDSVLITLTTNWRNYKILNGGEQIWLQPGVIGADANKYLAPYGRMIGPDPASINTCKIGGIAANNASGMCCGTAKNSYKTLAGMTIVLADGTILDTLDQESVASFKRTHADLVSDLTTLATECQSNEELADKIRHKYRLKNTTGYSLNSLVDYVDPIEILQHLLIGSEGTLGFIADITYNTVIDHADKASGLFVFADIEATCFAVSELSKTEVAAVELMDSRSLASVADKPGMPDFIAELGEKGDTEAAAILVEIHAKDAEDLDKQSAELLAIINKYSPIEMVEFSRDAQVCAQLWGIRKGLFPAVGAVRETGTTVIIEDVAFPLEQLAPAVRELQDLFIEYNYNEAIIFGHALAGNLHFVFTQAFDTDQEVERYSGFMDAVAKLVAVDYQGSLKAEHGTGRNMAPYVELEWGKDGYELMQKIKKIFDSKGILNPGVILNDDHDSHISNLKEMPAADTLIDKCIECGFCEPVCPSRNLSLTPRQRNSVFREISRLRRTDEEPARLAEMEKVFRYQGVDTCAATGLCADRCPVGINTGDLMRKLRQNHSDKAKSIANWTADHFEGMTKATKLGLGVANGVHSVIGTGGMRAITKAAHKLSGQKIPLWTPHLPRPASDVTSLKIQSVGKEKVVYFPSCASRNMGTEKNAMDDRPLAEVTVSLLEKAGYDVILPEDVNSQCCGMPYKSKGFVDTANSKMDTLQSALWKASENGKYPILMDTSPCASLSKEALQKELSIYEPFKFVADFVLPRLNIVPQEEPVMLHITCTSRRSGLADIMQKVTETCAKQVIIPEDILCCGFAGDKGFTTPELNASALSGLSAQVPENCTEGYSNSRTCEIGLSEHSGIEYRSILYLVDKVS, from the coding sequence ATGCAACAAGCTTATCAAGATTTGATCAATGAGTTGAAGAAAACCATTGATGAAAAACGAATTATTACCGACCCTACCTTAACCCTTGCTTACGGGACTGACGCCAGTTTTTACCGGCTGGTACCTAAGCTGATATTGCAACTGGACTCCATTGAAGAAGTTGTTCTGGCAGTGAAGCAGTGTGCTGAGCGCAATATCCCCCTAACGTATCGTGCCGCAGGTACCAGTTTATCAGGACAGGCCATTTCCGATTCCGTTTTAATTACCCTGACAACCAACTGGCGTAACTACAAAATCCTTAATGGCGGCGAGCAGATCTGGCTTCAGCCGGGTGTCATTGGTGCAGATGCAAACAAATATCTGGCACCATACGGACGTATGATTGGCCCTGATCCGGCCTCGATTAACACCTGTAAGATTGGTGGTATCGCTGCAAACAACGCATCAGGTATGTGTTGTGGTACAGCTAAAAACAGTTATAAAACCCTTGCCGGTATGACAATAGTTCTGGCAGACGGAACCATTCTGGATACTCTAGACCAAGAGAGTGTTGCCAGCTTTAAACGTACCCATGCCGATTTAGTTAGTGACCTGACCACCCTTGCTACTGAGTGCCAGAGCAATGAAGAGTTGGCTGATAAAATCCGCCACAAATACCGCCTGAAGAACACCACGGGTTACAGCCTTAACTCGCTGGTGGATTATGTTGACCCTATCGAAATTCTTCAGCACCTGCTTATCGGTTCAGAAGGTACCTTAGGCTTTATTGCCGATATTACTTACAACACAGTGATTGACCATGCAGACAAAGCGTCAGGCCTGTTTGTATTTGCTGATATAGAAGCGACTTGTTTTGCCGTTAGTGAGCTGAGTAAAACTGAAGTTGCCGCTGTTGAGCTGATGGATAGCCGTTCTCTTGCTTCTGTTGCGGATAAACCAGGTATGCCGGACTTTATTGCCGAGCTCGGCGAGAAGGGCGACACAGAAGCTGCTGCAATTCTGGTAGAGATCCACGCTAAAGATGCAGAAGACCTTGATAAGCAATCGGCCGAGCTGCTAGCCATCATCAATAAGTATTCGCCAATCGAAATGGTTGAGTTCAGCCGCGATGCTCAGGTATGTGCTCAGTTGTGGGGTATCCGTAAAGGTCTGTTCCCTGCTGTTGGTGCGGTTCGTGAAACGGGTACAACGGTAATTATTGAAGATGTTGCATTCCCTCTGGAACAACTGGCTCCAGCGGTACGTGAGTTGCAGGATCTGTTTATTGAGTATAACTACAACGAAGCGATTATCTTTGGCCATGCTCTGGCGGGTAACCTGCACTTTGTCTTTACTCAGGCGTTTGATACAGACCAAGAAGTTGAACGATACAGCGGCTTTATGGATGCCGTTGCAAAACTAGTTGCCGTTGACTATCAGGGCTCACTAAAAGCAGAACATGGTACCGGCCGTAATATGGCACCTTATGTTGAGCTTGAGTGGGGTAAAGACGGCTATGAGCTGATGCAGAAGATTAAGAAAATCTTCGACAGCAAAGGCATTCTGAACCCGGGTGTAATCCTCAACGATGACCACGACTCACACATAAGCAACCTGAAAGAGATGCCGGCCGCTGATACTTTAATTGATAAGTGTATTGAGTGTGGTTTCTGTGAGCCTGTTTGTCCTTCAAGAAACCTGTCCCTGACTCCCCGTCAGAGAAACAGCGTGTTCAGAGAGATCAGCCGCCTGCGCAGAACCGATGAAGAGCCGGCCAGACTGGCTGAAATGGAGAAGGTGTTCCGCTATCAGGGTGTAGATACCTGTGCGGCAACAGGCCTGTGTGCTGACCGTTGCCCGGTAGGAATCAACACCGGTGACCTGATGCGTAAGCTGAGACAGAACCATTCAGACAAAGCAAAGAGCATTGCAAACTGGACGGCAGATCACTTTGAAGGCATGACTAAGGCGACCAAACTCGGCCTTGGTGTGGCGAACGGTGTTCATTCCGTTATTGGTACCGGCGGTATGCGCGCTATTACGAAAGCGGCGCACAAGTTGTCAGGACAGAAGATACCGCTATGGACTCCGCACCTGCCAAGACCAGCGTCCGATGTTACCAGCCTGAAGATCCAGTCGGTAGGAAAGGAGAAGGTGGTTTACTTCCCGAGCTGTGCATCGCGAAACATGGGGACAGAGAAAAACGCCATGGATGATCGTCCGCTGGCAGAGGTGACGGTGTCACTGCTTGAAAAGGCAGGATACGATGTCATCTTACCTGAAGACGTGAACAGTCAGTGCTGTGGTATGCCGTATAAGAGTAAAGGTTTTGTAGATACGGCAAACAGTAAAATGGATACCCTTCAGTCTGCTCTGTGGAAAGCATCTGAAAACGGCAAATACCCGATACTGATGGATACCAGCCCGTGTGCAAGCCTGAGTAAAGAAGCGCTGCAGAAAGAGCTCTCCATCTACGAACCGTTTAAGTTCGTTGCTGACTTTGTACTGCCACGTCTTAACATTGTTCCTCAGGAAGAGCCAGTAATGCTGCATATCACCTGTACGTCGCGCAGAAGCGGTCTGGCGGACATTATGCAGAAGGTAACAGAAACTTGTGCCAAGCAAGTGATCATTCCTGAAGATATCCTCTGCTGTGGTTTCGCCGGTGATAAAGGCTTTACGACACCAGAACTGAATGCATCGGCTCTGTCCGGCCTGAGTGCGCAGGTACCTGAAAACTGTACAGAAGGTTACTCTAACAGCCGTACTTGTGAAATCGGGCTATCTGAACACAGTGGTATTGAATATAGGTCAATATTATATTTAGTTGATAAGGTAAGTTAA
- a CDS encoding nitric-oxide reductase large subunit, with protein MTKQKLSIVALIIVCVTSFAILLSLGSEIYRQAPPVPASVETPAGEVIFSKNDIQDGQSVWRTMGGHQLGSIWGHGSYVAPDWTADWIHRESEIWLNLAAKSQFSKPFDQLSTFEQAQLESMLREDIRPNSHNADSNVIRISERRAEAIKQLTQYYVELFGDNPDYQPEREAYAMKELTISTAEKREKLAAFFFWGAWAAVTERPGENYTYTNNWPFDPVVGNTPTSSNIVWSILSVVVLIAGVGALAWYHASLRHEPLPKMPEKDPLFGTKPTASQKALFKYFLTAVGLFLLQIVLGGITAHYGVEGQDFYGIPLSEILPYSVTRTWHTQLAVFWIATAWLGTGLYIAPSLSGYEPKWQKLGVNVLWVALVIVVLGSMAGEWLAVQQYFDIDTSYWLGHQGQEYIDLGRIWQILLLVGLLIWLALVTVAIRPALSQKGDMRPVIWVLYASCVAIGLFYGAGLFQGKHTNLAIAEYWRWWVVHLWVEGFFETFATSVIALLFVRLGLVRAQSANSAVLFATVVFLTGGLIGTLHHLYFTGTPTSVIAWGSVFSALEVVPLALIGFEAVETYRMQHTTSWMNRYKWAIMFFVATAFWNLVGAGVLGFLINPPIALYFIQGLNTTATHAHGAFMGVYGMLGIGLMLSCLRGLMGDSKAWDDKWLNWSFWTLNIGLAAMTFMSLLPVGIVQFFAVIENGYWYARSPAVIHSELVEMLVWLRMPGDILFGAGGLFIAMFLAKLVLASVRGESTPLTSKTV; from the coding sequence ATGACAAAGCAAAAATTGTCTATTGTCGCTTTAATCATAGTGTGTGTAACTTCATTCGCTATTCTGTTAAGCCTTGGTAGTGAGATCTACCGTCAGGCTCCGCCGGTTCCGGCTTCAGTGGAAACTCCGGCCGGAGAGGTAATCTTCAGCAAAAATGATATTCAGGATGGTCAGTCTGTCTGGCGTACCATGGGCGGACACCAGCTTGGCTCTATCTGGGGTCATGGCTCCTATGTCGCTCCGGACTGGACCGCTGACTGGATCCACAGAGAATCAGAGATCTGGCTTAATCTGGCGGCAAAATCACAGTTTTCAAAACCTTTTGACCAGTTAAGCACTTTCGAGCAGGCGCAACTTGAGAGTATGCTCAGGGAGGACATTCGTCCAAACAGCCATAATGCGGACAGTAATGTGATCCGTATTTCAGAGCGACGTGCAGAAGCGATCAAGCAACTGACGCAATATTACGTTGAGTTATTTGGTGATAACCCGGATTATCAGCCTGAGCGTGAAGCTTACGCTATGAAAGAGCTGACCATCTCAACGGCTGAAAAGCGCGAGAAACTGGCTGCATTCTTCTTCTGGGGAGCGTGGGCAGCGGTAACTGAGCGTCCGGGAGAGAACTACACCTACACCAATAACTGGCCGTTTGATCCTGTTGTCGGCAACACTCCGACTTCAAGTAATATCGTATGGTCGATCCTGAGTGTGGTTGTGCTGATTGCCGGTGTTGGTGCCCTTGCGTGGTATCACGCAAGCCTGAGACACGAACCACTACCGAAAATGCCGGAGAAAGATCCCCTGTTCGGTACTAAACCGACAGCATCTCAGAAAGCGTTATTTAAGTACTTCCTGACGGCGGTTGGTTTGTTCCTGCTGCAAATCGTTCTGGGCGGCATAACCGCACACTACGGTGTTGAAGGTCAGGACTTCTACGGTATTCCTCTGTCAGAGATCCTGCCTTACTCCGTTACCCGTACCTGGCATACACAGCTGGCGGTATTCTGGATTGCCACAGCGTGGTTAGGTACCGGTTTATATATCGCTCCTTCACTATCCGGTTATGAGCCTAAATGGCAGAAACTGGGTGTTAACGTACTCTGGGTTGCGCTGGTTATTGTTGTGCTGGGCTCTATGGCAGGCGAATGGCTGGCGGTTCAACAGTACTTTGATATTGATACCAGTTACTGGCTGGGGCATCAGGGTCAGGAATATATCGACCTTGGGCGTATCTGGCAGATCCTGCTGCTGGTTGGCCTGCTTATCTGGCTGGCTCTGGTTACTGTGGCTATCCGCCCAGCGCTGTCGCAAAAAGGCGATATGCGTCCGGTTATCTGGGTACTTTACGCATCTTGTGTGGCTATCGGCCTGTTCTATGGTGCTGGTCTGTTCCAGGGTAAACACACCAACCTGGCGATTGCAGAATACTGGCGCTGGTGGGTAGTTCACCTATGGGTTGAAGGCTTCTTCGAGACCTTTGCGACTTCTGTTATTGCCCTGCTGTTTGTCCGCCTTGGTCTGGTACGTGCACAATCGGCTAACAGTGCTGTACTGTTTGCTACAGTTGTGTTCCTGACCGGTGGTTTAATCGGTACCCTGCATCACCTTTACTTTACCGGTACACCAACATCGGTTATTGCATGGGGTTCCGTATTCTCGGCACTGGAAGTTGTGCCGCTGGCACTGATTGGTTTTGAAGCTGTTGAAACTTACCGTATGCAGCACACCACTTCGTGGATGAACCGTTACAAATGGGCGATTATGTTCTTTGTTGCCACTGCGTTCTGGAACTTAGTAGGTGCCGGTGTACTTGGTTTCCTGATTAACCCGCCGATTGCTCTTTACTTCATTCAGGGTCTGAACACTACTGCAACTCATGCCCATGGTGCCTTTATGGGGGTATACGGTATGCTGGGTATCGGCCTGATGCTGAGCTGTCTGCGTGGCCTGATGGGCGACAGCAAAGCGTGGGATGATAAATGGCTGAACTGGTCATTCTGGACCCTGAATATCGGCCTTGCAGCGATGACCTTTATGTCTCTGCTACCTGTTGGTATTGTTCAGTTCTTTGCGGTTATCGAAAACGGCTACTGGTACGCACGTTCACCGGCGGTAATTCATAGTGAGCTGGTGGAAATGCTGGTCTGGTTGCGTATGCCGGGAGATATCTTGTTCGGTGCTGGTGGTCTGTTTATCGCTATGTTCCTGGCTAAGCTGGTGCTTGCTTCGGTACGTGGTGAGTCGACGCCGCTAACATCAAAGACCGTTTAA
- a CDS encoding MFS transporter yields MQTSLWNNKDYIRLLGAQVLSLLGTGISSVALALLAWELAKEQASLVLSIAFALKMVAYIVLAPLFGAFATRLNRKRVLVALDIFRALLFVCMPFVSQLWQVYLLMFLVNACSAGFTPIYQSTLPDMLPQREHYTKALSFSRMAYDLEQVLSPLLAALLLTLMSYNTLFYLDALSFVVSALLILSCRSALIAGNGKKQQGEVQVKWLHGVQSYLGNLNLRSLWFAYLAASAASAMVIVNTVVYVHQILKGGDSQTAIAMALVGSGSLFIAIKLPGWLKKRSAEFYICYGLALICLAMFAGSTTPNWPGFVLICLTLGAGMSLIQTPAGLIISESKTGAQINELFAAHFSLTHFWWFFTYLGAGLSASYFGLSGAYLVMGMVSVIAVLLLLFTNRLVRQS; encoded by the coding sequence ATGCAGACCTCTCTCTGGAATAACAAAGATTATATTCGCCTGCTTGGGGCACAAGTGCTGTCTCTGCTGGGTACGGGTATCAGCTCTGTTGCCCTTGCCCTGCTGGCATGGGAGTTGGCAAAAGAGCAGGCCAGCCTTGTACTGAGTATCGCCTTTGCCCTGAAGATGGTCGCCTACATCGTACTTGCCCCTCTGTTTGGCGCATTTGCCACACGGCTGAACAGAAAAAGAGTGCTGGTAGCGCTGGATATTTTCCGTGCTCTATTGTTTGTCTGCATGCCCTTTGTCAGCCAGCTCTGGCAGGTTTATCTGCTGATGTTTCTGGTCAATGCCTGCTCAGCCGGTTTTACGCCCATTTATCAATCTACCCTGCCGGATATGCTTCCGCAGCGGGAACACTACACAAAAGCACTCTCCTTCAGCCGTATGGCATACGATCTCGAGCAGGTGTTAAGCCCGCTGTTGGCCGCTTTACTACTTACCCTGATGAGCTACAACACCCTTTTCTATCTGGATGCGCTATCTTTTGTTGTTTCAGCCCTGCTTATCCTGAGCTGCCGTTCAGCCCTGATAGCCGGAAATGGCAAAAAACAGCAAGGAGAAGTGCAAGTTAAATGGCTTCACGGGGTACAAAGCTATCTTGGTAATCTAAACCTTCGCTCGCTCTGGTTCGCTTATCTTGCCGCGTCAGCAGCCAGTGCAATGGTGATAGTAAACACGGTGGTTTATGTTCATCAGATACTTAAAGGGGGCGATTCACAAACTGCCATTGCTATGGCCTTGGTTGGAAGCGGTTCACTTTTTATTGCCATAAAGCTTCCGGGCTGGCTGAAAAAACGTTCTGCGGAGTTCTATATCTGCTATGGATTGGCGTTAATCTGTCTGGCCATGTTTGCCGGTAGCACAACACCGAATTGGCCGGGGTTTGTGCTGATCTGTCTGACGCTGGGGGCTGGTATGTCTCTGATTCAGACGCCGGCCGGACTGATAATTTCAGAAAGCAAGACAGGAGCACAAATCAACGAGCTGTTTGCTGCTCACTTCTCCCTAACCCATTTCTGGTGGTTTTTCACCTATCTGGGCGCCGGACTCAGTGCGAGCTATTTCGGCTTATCCGGCGCTTATCTGGTGATGGGCATGGTCTCAGTTATCGCTGTTCTGCTACTGCTGTTCACTAACAGGCTAGTAAGGCAGAGCTAA
- a CDS encoding DNA mismatch repair protein, which translates to MPQLRLPPAWVIVLFGLVLNIFAILINSVVLDKYALKQGMLNEKKAANQQSIERAWNRIETLERKREVLIVHLGQSNRDEKVAETLRQQLFLWVDKDIPPLTTDNLSVLTSKIDDAQAQERNNIDNLYFKNVSLMEVIQQMEETAANYKNIALFLQIFGLALILARDLTR; encoded by the coding sequence ATGCCTCAACTGCGTCTGCCGCCGGCCTGGGTTATTGTGCTGTTCGGTTTGGTTTTGAATATCTTTGCGATTCTGATTAACAGTGTGGTGCTGGATAAATACGCTCTGAAGCAGGGCATGCTTAATGAGAAGAAGGCGGCCAATCAGCAATCTATTGAACGGGCATGGAACCGGATAGAAACACTGGAGCGCAAGCGTGAAGTGCTGATTGTTCATTTAGGCCAGAGCAACCGGGATGAAAAGGTTGCAGAAACTCTTCGCCAACAACTGTTTTTATGGGTCGATAAAGATATCCCACCTCTCACCACAGACAACCTTTCCGTGCTGACAAGCAAGATAGATGACGCTCAGGCTCAGGAGAGAAACAATATAGACAACCTCTATTTTAAAAATGTCTCCCTTATGGAAGTTATCCAGCAAATGGAAGAAACCGCCGCCAATTATAAAAATATCGCTTTGTTTTTACAGATATTTGGTCTGGCACTGATACTGGCAAGAGACTTGACACGTTAA
- a CDS encoding LysR family transcriptional regulator: MSEINWRGVDLNLLLTFSAIMKFRNVSAASEHLNVGQPATSYNLKRLRKLLNDGLFERQGNVMVPTQRAIELSPKVEAVLSIVRDEILLPNKFEPAEFKGQVSIGLSDYAEQVFGPDLFDQLMQAAPHCKIQFKPVDNESVEQQLESGNVDVAIGVFRKQPENLSRMFLYRERHLCMFDNRVLEVEDKITLEQYLATPQVIISANRELSTPVDDTLDKMGLQRNVVMGSTRFLTVRRLLSGRSLIAVMAEMVAKIEPVNQDISCCPPPIDIPDFDIDMLTRKRDLSHPQMEWLCGLVKQVIQQKVEQIRSES; the protein is encoded by the coding sequence ATGTCTGAAATTAACTGGCGGGGAGTGGATCTGAATCTGCTGCTGACATTCAGTGCAATTATGAAGTTCCGCAATGTGTCTGCTGCTTCTGAGCACCTGAATGTTGGGCAGCCTGCCACCAGCTATAACCTGAAACGGTTGAGAAAATTGCTTAATGACGGGCTGTTTGAGCGGCAGGGAAATGTGATGGTGCCGACCCAGAGAGCCATTGAACTGAGCCCGAAGGTAGAAGCCGTGCTGAGTATTGTCCGCGACGAAATTCTGCTACCGAACAAATTTGAGCCTGCTGAGTTTAAAGGGCAGGTGTCTATTGGCCTGAGTGACTACGCCGAACAGGTGTTTGGTCCGGACTTATTCGATCAGTTAATGCAAGCTGCCCCGCACTGTAAAATTCAGTTTAAACCCGTTGATAATGAGAGTGTTGAGCAGCAGCTTGAATCGGGGAATGTCGATGTCGCTATCGGAGTGTTTCGGAAACAACCAGAAAACCTGAGCCGGATGTTTCTGTACCGCGAAAGGCACCTTTGTATGTTCGATAACCGGGTACTTGAGGTGGAAGATAAAATTACTCTTGAACAATATCTGGCGACACCTCAGGTGATTATCTCAGCAAACCGCGAGCTTTCAACGCCTGTGGACGACACCTTAGATAAAATGGGATTGCAGCGAAATGTGGTTATGGGTTCAACCCGTTTTCTTACCGTCAGAAGGTTACTTTCCGGCCGAAGCCTGATAGCCGTTATGGCGGAAATGGTGGCCAAAATTGAACCGGTTAATCAGGATATTAGCTGTTGCCCGCCGCCCATCGATATCCCCGATTTCGATATTGATATGCTGACCCGCAAAAGGGATCTCTCTCACCCGCAGATGGAATGGTTATGCGGACTAGTGAAGCAGGTGATTCAGCAAAAGGTCGAGCAGATTCGTTCTGAAAGCTAA